CTCCAGGACCCGGTCGCCTGAGCACCGGCCCCTTGCCTGCGCCCGCTTACGCCCACACTAGTTGCACACTCAACGATTGGCCGGATCGGTGCTACGGTGCGGGTATGGCAGTCAAGACGGCCGACGCCCGGCTCGAGGAACGGTGGCGGGGCATCCTCGCCGTGCACGCGCACACGATGTGCGAGATCGACCGGGCCCTGCACCCGCATGGACTGGGTGCCAGCGACTTCGAGGTGCTGGACATCCTGGCCACCGAGTCGCCCGCGGAGGGCGACCACTGCCGGGTGCAGAATCTGGTCGGCCGGGTCCATCTCAGCCAGAGCGCGCTGTCCCGGCTGATCGGCCGGCTCGAGAAGGACGGTCTGGTGGAGCGCTCGATGTGCGCGGAGGACCGGCGCGGGGTGTGGGTGGCCCTGACTCCCAAGGGCCGCGCCCTGCACGCCGAGGTGCAGCCGCTGCAGCGCGCCGTCCTGGAGCGCATGCTCACCGGGCAGGAACGTTAGCGACCCGGCAGGAACGTCAGAGACCGGGCCGGAACGGGCCGGAACACCAAAGGCCGGGCGGAACGTCAGAGCAGCAGCTCGGCCCCGTCGGGCAGGACTTCGATGCCCTCCTCGGCGATACGCGCGCGTGCCGGTGACTCCGGGTCGAGCAGCGGGTTCGTGTTGTTGAGGTGGGTGTAGATGCGGCGTGCACCCGGGTGCCGGGCCAGGGCCGCGAGGGTGCCGTCCGGGCCGGTGACCGGAAGGTGTCCCATGGCAGCCTGTCCGGCGCCGGACCGTACCGTCGTCCCCATCTCGTCGGCCGCGAAGAAGGTGCCGTCCAGCAGGACGCAGTCGGCCTCGGCGCACAGCTCGTCCAGCGCCGGGCCCCAGGCACCCACGCAGGGCGCGTACACCAGCACTCCCCCGCTGGCCAGATCCTCGACGCGGTACGCCGTCACCCACGGACCGGCGGGCCCGGGCACCTGCGTCGGCACGTACTTGGGGATTTTCACGCCCACCGGGTGGGCCGTGACCACCAGCCCGCCGGCCAGCACGAATCCGCCGGCGGCCAGGCTGTCCGCCCACTCCCAGTGGGCGTAGCGGTCCAGGGCGGCGCGGGCCGGGCCCAGGACGGCGCGGACCGGCGGGGCGGCGTAGACCTTCCGGCCCGCCGCTCCGCGCAGCTCGGCCAGGCCGGTGACATGGTCCGCCTCGGCGTCGGTGAGCAGGACTCCGCGCAGCGGGGTGTCCCGGGGACCGGGGCCCGGCCACAGTGCCGGGGTGGCGGTGAGCTGGGTGCGCAGATCGGGCGAGGCGTTCAGCAGCCACCAGTCGCGGCCGTTGCCGGTGACGGCGGCGCACTCCTGGGTGCGGGAGGGCAGCTTGCCGTCCCTGGCGGCCGTGCACAGCGAGCAGGCGCAGTTCCACTGCGGGAAGCCGCCTCCGGCGGCGGTGCCCAGCAGGACGACCCTCACGACCATCGGCTCCTTCGCACGCGTTCGGACCTGTCTTGGACCGGTGGCGGACCTGTCCTTCGCTGGGATCTTCCCGCCACGGGCCGGGGACTACCCGGTGGCGGGGGGCAGATCCGGCCGTCCTTTGCCCGGCCGCCGGTCCGCCGGGCGCGAGGGCGGGATCGGGCCGCCGGGGAAGTCGCGGGGGCCGGTCCACAGCGCGGGTACGGCATCGCACCGGCGGCACAGTTCGTAGGCGATCGCCTCGTAGTTGACCCGCCAGCCCTGGAAGTGCGGCCAGGCCTCCTTCGGCGACCGCTGGGCGTGGAACCCGGTCGTCTCGAGCATGGCCACGGCCGCGTCGAACTCGGCGAAGCTGAGCCGGATCGTCGCGTCCGGCGACGGGTCCGCGTCGAAGGGGATGCGCAGCGCGCGGGCGATGTCACGCAGGGCGCTGAAGCCGGCCCGCAGCACCAGCCGGGCTTCCGGGGGAGCGAGCCGCGGGTCCAGGGCCAGCTGCATCGCCGCCGCGTCCATCACCGCGACCAGCCCGACCAGCCAGCTGCGGTGCGGGCGCGGGGAACGGAAGGTCAGCAGGACGGGGTACGTCGAGTGGCTCTCGCCCATGTCCGAGGCGAGCCGCTCCCAGGCCCGGTACAGCGCCGGCAGCGCGATCTCGGTGTCGACCAGCCACTGCCGGGCGAGGATCTCCGGTCCCCACGCCGGCTCGCCGGCCCGTGCCTGGAGCAGGGTGACCTCCAGTTCGCGGCGGTTGTAGGCGGCGTACAGCGTGGGCAGGTAGGCGATCTGCAGGGCGATCAGGACCGGGCCGGTGGCCGCGGCGACGAAGTCGAGCACCGACAGTTTCAGCCGGGCTCCGCTGGCGAAGCCGAGCGTGAACAGACTGGACCCCGCCTCCCGGAACGCGATGGTCCAGGACAGCGGGGACAGCGAGTACAGCAGGAGTCCGAAGC
The genomic region above belongs to Streptomyces sp. CG1 and contains:
- a CDS encoding MarR family winged helix-turn-helix transcriptional regulator — protein: MAVKTADARLEERWRGILAVHAHTMCEIDRALHPHGLGASDFEVLDILATESPAEGDHCRVQNLVGRVHLSQSALSRLIGRLEKDGLVERSMCAEDRRGVWVALTPKGRALHAEVQPLQRAVLERMLTGQER
- the pqqB gene encoding pyrroloquinoline quinone biosynthesis protein PqqB, with the protein product MRVVLLGTAAGGGFPQWNCACSLCTAARDGKLPSRTQECAAVTGNGRDWWLLNASPDLRTQLTATPALWPGPGPRDTPLRGVLLTDAEADHVTGLAELRGAAGRKVYAAPPVRAVLGPARAALDRYAHWEWADSLAAGGFVLAGGLVVTAHPVGVKIPKYVPTQVPGPAGPWVTAYRVEDLASGGVLVYAPCVGAWGPALDELCAEADCVLLDGTFFAADEMGTTVRSGAGQAAMGHLPVTGPDGTLAALARHPGARRIYTHLNNTNPLLDPESPARARIAEEGIEVLPDGAELLL